The Euphorbia lathyris chromosome 4, ddEupLath1.1, whole genome shotgun sequence genomic interval GTTTCTCATGGGGGATTTTACAATCGTGGACGAGGACATCGACGACAGTCCCGAGGTGTATAGTCCAATGGCCAAGGTACATCCCGTGGATATGGAGAACAATTTCAGCCTGGACGTGGCACTTCGAATTCAACAAACACCGATTATTCCACAATGATATGCTATAACCGTAACGAAAAAGGACATTATGCTCATACTTGTTTTTCACCAAGTTTTAGTCCGAATCAACGACAAAACTATTAGCATTCTGATTATCTGGCAAACACGAATCAAAGTCAACCTTGGGTCATGGATACCACTACTAATCATCTCACATCTGATTTGGGTCATGGATACCGCTACTAAGCCTGCAACGTCATCTGCCACACAACCTGGCAGCCCACAAACAGCCACCACATGCTGTCCATCGATCGGACTCCGACCACTCAATCTCAAACTCTATCTGCTATCCTATTGATCCTGAGATATCTGCTGGTACACAGAATAGCGACTCCTCTTCACCAACTGTTCAAGCTCTTCTTTGCTGGTATACAGAATAGTGACTCCTCTTCACCAATGGTTCAAGCTCTTCAAGAACCCCTCGATCCCAGGAATAGACTACTCCGACACTTTCAGTCTTGTGGTCAAACCTACTACTATTCGCCTCATCCTTACACTGGCGGTCTCTTTTGGATGGAAAATTACTCAACTAGACGTTTCAAATGCCTTCTTACACATTGAGTTACAAGAGGAGGTCTATATGACACAACCACttgggtttgaggatcctacaCGCCCGAATGGTCTCAAGCAATCACCACGCATGTGGCATGAAAAGTTTAACTTCTAAACTTCTTCAAAGGGTCCAAGACTGACAATTCCTTATATTATTTGCACCATGGTTTGACTGTTTTGTTTGATCTATGTCGATGATTTACTTGTTACTGGGAATGTTCCAAGTATGATTGCCAAGCTAGTTCAGTTTTGGAGTCCCAATTTCCAATTCAGAATTTGGGACGATTGCATTATTTCGAGTCTGGCAAACCCAACTGAGAAATTGAGCATCGAGAATGGGGCTTTGTTAGACGATCCAGGAATGTACAGAAGTATAGTGGGCATTCTTCAATATCTCACCTTCACCCGTCCTGTAAATAAAGTCTCTCAAAAAATGCATGCGCCACGTGAATCACACTGTTTAGCTGTCAAACGCAAAGCGTTATCTAAATGGGACTTGTATGTTTGGTTTCACACTACATCGAGGCGGCCAGCTTGGCCAATTACACTGTTTTTTGGGGGGAGGAGATCAAGATGATCGAAAATCCATCAGCGGGTATGCTATTTTTCTAGGCAGATGCCTTCTATCTTGGTTATCACGTTGGCAACATACAGTTTCAGGTTCCTCTACCGAGTGGGCAGTCTTCGATCGCATCTACTACGTCAGAGCTAAGCTGGATGCAAATGTTACTCCGCGAAGTTGGTTTTCCAGTAACTTCTCCTATCTTATGGTGTGATAATTTGATTTCCATTTTGTTTGGGATAAAGTTCGTTCTAGCGTTGATCAGACAACAAATGTTTCTATCAAACCACTGGATTGCAGAAGGTTCCAATTGCTTCAAGACAAGTTCACAGAGCAGTCCCGCCCAGTACAGCTTGAGGGGGTGATAAGGATGTTGTTCCTACTCCATCTACATTACACAATTTCTACCTAGCTAGAACTCTGTATAGTTCGGTTCTTCTAGGTAGAGTTAGTTTaggtttggttttccttttaTTTGTTGATTTAGGTTTAGGACTCTCTGTCCTTACCAAACCGAAACTCAATATGTATTTATATTGGTATATTTCCATTGAGTAATGCAAGCAAGAATTATATCAGAAATATTCCTCTCATTTTTGCGTTTTTactgtttttcatgttttaaccgtttttcgcgtttttaccatttttctgtttttactgttttcatgttttgctgaaataatataaattaattatttgaatAATTGATGCCAATAATtagaattttaaaataaataaaaaattacacgGGGTAAGGTCGTCTTTTGAGCTACAAAACTAGCTAGTCCATATCTCAACCAACTGTAAGGAtagttatttctaaaaaataccTATGCTATTCCTTAGTAATAGAtattctattccattccatgAACCAAATGGCACCCtagtgtttttcttttcttacttttttgttttcctggGTGTGTGTGGATCGTTTGACACGGCGAAACGTAGATTAAAGTGGATGATGGCTATCATTCACATAGTGCTCTTTTATTTCAAATTGTTGCATTTTTTGCTAGGTTAATAATACTGCTGACCTTGTAATGGCTATAGGATGAGTTTGCTATGGACTATAGGATTCTGTTATTGAAATTATGGGAAATTTGCACAAAAGCAACATATATTGAAAATATCCTTGTAAAATAAATGCATTTATTTCATTCAAATTCTTAAAACTTAGTGGTAAGAAAATAAGATGAATTTTGTTTACCTAAACCACCTCAAAATTCTCTTTACAGAAGCTTTATTAGGCTTTACGTTGCAAAACAAATTTACACTATGTAGGGCCTACTCGATCTGAGACAATTTAGTTTAGGTAAGTAGTATGTTGAATTGACTCTTGAATACATGATAACAAACTCAAAAGTATTGCTTTTGTCCTTGGCCCCATATTTGAAACAAACATGTTTTTGGTGAAAGAGGATTTTAAACTAGGTCCACAATTAAAGTATTGCCCCAAATAAGTTTCTTTTCCCTGAGGAACATGTGATTTCCTATAAAATTTCGTGTTACAATTCCCTCTAAATGCTTGAGGGTTTGAAGTGCATGCACTAGTTCCCAGTATTTAAGCTGTTTGCCATGATGGTTGCTGTTTCTAATAACAAAAGACATCTCACTCTGGCATTTCCCATTTCGCAGTTATCACCTGACTCAATTGTTTTCTTCTTATCCTCTGTATCCAGGATTGCATAAAAAGTTGTGTTTGTTACTAAAATTGTAGTTCTGTTTTTCCATAGCCATTTACTAGAGTGATTTGATTTGTGCTTCAATACCAGGGAACTTCCTGTTTTGGCAATGTTCATCTGCTTGTTTTCATTAGTGTATCTTgcttttcttcttcttgccCTCATCAGCAGCATTCAATGCATTAAGTTCGTTTTGTAATTGGATCCTACaagattttgtttttttttacttttcataCATTTTGTGACTGCTACTTCACAAATCCCAATCTCATATCATATGTAGCAGCCTTATTGCTCTTTCAGTTGGTGCAGAGGATCTCTTATTGTCATGTGACTGTTCTGGTTTTGAACACATAATATCCTGTTCCCCAAGACAAGTTGTACTCAACAAGTGGCTGTTTCTTAATCAGTAACTATGGCAAGATGAAGTTATACATGATATATGCAATCTATCTTGCTATATAacattaccttttttttttttttttttttttttttttgagaaatgcTGTATAACATTATTGGTACTTCctaaatgaatgaattattACATATGTGCAAGAACTGTAAAATTTAATGCCCATTCATAATAGAAAATTACATTATTTACTAGTCTAAGATGATTTTGCTTCTCTATCTCAAACAATTGGAGCTGATTCCCATTCTTTCATCCATGTAATTGGCGATGTTCTTCAATACTAAGAATGAACAAGAGAGCTatattgcaatttttttttctgaactATATCATGGTGTCTAAGATTTACTCATTTCTGATGCATAACATTCTATGCATGTAACTTGAAGTTAGAGAAAAGGGAATAttgatttttaaataaaatcaaaGATCTGGTGTTGCTCATTTATAGGTTCCTCGCTCTGCAATTCGGAAACTGTTATCATCAATGTCTCCTTCTGAGTCGAATACATTACGTGTTGATTTTCGATCAACTCATGTTCATTATCTCAATAACTTGGAGGAGGATGCGATGTATAAGCGATGGCGAAACAATATGCAAGAGGTATTTTTTTTCTCTGCATTTTTTTCCACGATATGATAGCTTCATTGGTCCAAAAAATATTGTGTTGTTATGTTCTCTGTAGATTTTGATGCCTGTATTCCCTGGACAACTACGTTACATCCGCAAGAACCTGTTCCATGCAGTTTATGTTCTAGATCCAGCCACCAGCTGTGGTCTTGAGGTAAGTGTTCTTTCTTTACAGCTTGCCATCAACAACTATTACCCTCAGTGCTGTCTGTTTTGCCAAATTGTTTATATTGTTTATTTCTCTGAGCCTGCAGTCCATTGATATGGTTATATCCTTGTATGAGAACAATTTTCCAATGAGATTCGGGTTGATGCTATATTCTTCCAATTTTATCAAGAAAATTGAAGTGAGTGGTGGTGACATAACCCTGATGGACAATGACAGTCAAGCTCAGGAGGATATATCCAGCTTGGTATGTGCATCCTTCCATTCTCGTATTCCTCTTTTTCTATATTGTTGTAATTTCCATAGTAATCTTTTTACTAGCTCTCGTATCGGTATAGTACTGACTGCTTATCAAAGCTAAGTTTTTGTTTGCTTTGCTTGCTGAATCCTcgactcattttttttttttgcagatcaTACGtctcttcatttatattaaggaGAACCATGGGGTTAAAACAGCTTTTCGCTTTCTAAGCAATGTAAGAGTTGTGCTCCAGTCTTTGACATGAAATCTTTTTCACCCTTCTTGAGTGGTGGCTTTTGATTGAGAAATTGAAAAGTAAACTTCTGGTTTGCTTTACTGATGAAAGGACAGAGCAATGAATAGAAAAGAAGTCTTATGATTTGCTATATTTCTGCATTTAGGGAGGACTCTGTTTTAGTCTGTTTAAAATCCTTAGCCGCTATTTAGCAAAAACAATTATTAATGAGCAAAACAATGTGTTTGTTTCATTACAATGTGATGTGACAAACTAGGGTTATTGTCATTGTTATGAACAACTCATCATCTAAATTTCATGCATCAATGCTGGAGGCTTCTGCTTCATCACAAAAAAGGAAAATCTGATAAATAAAGCTATtcttgggccttaactataagcttaagcttttagttcaaatggttTGATGACATGCTATTGGAGCCTCTTAGACTAAGTGGTCGAGCATTCGAATCCTGACAACtctatttgttgattaaatttcaAGACATGGTAAGATGGGCCTGTATTGTACCCTTCCAGTCCAGGGGGCATTCACGTGAGGGAGTGTgtcagagataataataatataagctATTCGTGGGCCTTAACCTTCAGCTTaagcttttaattcaattggttccatgacaataataaaatttgtttCACTGTGGCATATCCAGACTTCCTCTAAATTTCTGTTTATTTGAAATGATGTGAGAGGTTGTTTCAAATTGATGTTATTTCCATCTCCTTTGTATAGAGGTGGCTAGTATCTTGTTtggtttttttaaataaattttattctgAAATCTGCAGATAAATAGATTACGCATGGAGTCAGTAGAGTCTGCAGATGATCTACCAGAGATGCACCATGTGGAAGGATCATTTGTAGAAACTATTTTGTAAGTTATGAAGGGGTAACTTATGTTGAAGTCCTGCTAGCTTTCTTCTTTGTAGGAGATTTTTGTTTCTATTGTCTTTGAGCCTTACAAGTTACAACCTTCTGTTGTCATTTTTCTTTCTGTAGACCAAAGGTTAAATCTCCACCTCAAGATATATTGCTGAAGCTGGAAAAGGAGCAAACGTTTAAGGAGTTGTCTCAAGAAAGCTCGATGTCTGTTTTTAAGTTGGGGTTGTACAAATTGCAGTGCTGCCTCTTGATGAATGGCCTTGTTTCGGATTCTAGTGAGGTAATGCTCAGCATTTTCAATTACACCTGCCTTTTTGTTTCCTAACAGTTAATTTATGTATTTAAAGTATTTGAAACTTGTATAGATAATTTTAAAGATTGCAATAGCAGGAatttttcagtttaataattttaattcagAGTAAAATAATTTCAGGGATATAATCTTGTGCCGAAAATGAAATGCATTTTCCTTGAAGGTCTTATATGAAGATAAGATGTTAGTTGTCATTATTTTAGCCTATTATGAATTTTGTATCGTCTCTGTATCCTTTCAATGGATGCCATTTTGGTGCTGTTCTGTTTATCTCTTTTGTAGAAGACTTGTTTCTCTGCTGAGTAACAAATTTTTGTTATGCTCAACTCAGGAGGCGCTCATGAATGCCATGAATGATGAGCTCCCCAGAATACAAGAACAAGTTTACTATGGACACATAGATTCTCGAACTGATATATTGAACAAGTTTCTGTCTGAAAGCAGTATTAGCCGCTATAATCCTCAGGTAAAattttccggagtttttttttatcaattttttttatggttgTTGATGATTTGTACATGAATTCTTTATAATACTTATCATTGATGTTTACAAGCAGATCATCGCTGAGGGCAAGGGCAAACCCAAGTTTACTTCCCTGAGTTCATCTCTTGTTGAAGGGAAATCAGCAATTCATGATATTGGCTACTTGCATTCTCCTGAAAGTAAGCAGAATTATTACAAGAACATTATATAATGCTGAGAATGTTTTATTATTTAACATGATTTTACTCACTTTTTTTGCATCCAACTTTGCAGCTAATGATGATTTGAAGCCTGTAACTCAACTTCTAGTTGTTGACATCACTTCAATGAAAGGGATAAAGTTACTTCATGAAGGAATCCACTATATGGTTATCCTCCATGCTTGAGATCCTAGATCTATTTATTAACCTTCTTATGTTATTGTTgtttattactttttttattcATTGCCTTGTCCACCACCACTGATGTTCTTGGGATGTTTGCATTATGATGCAGTTACGTGGATCTAAAGTTGCTCGCTTGGGAGTTCTATTCAGCTCCAATCAAGATGCTCATTTACCTAGTCTCCTTTTCATGAAGGTTTTTGAGATTACCGTGCCATCATATAGGTTTGTAAAATTCTGTGAACTTTTTCTTGTTTATATTACAGATTCTGTTGACTGCACCTATCAAATATATGCTTGATTTTAACCATTTGGTTGCTTGCTTTATGGTGTCTTGCAGTCACAAGAAAAAAGTGCTGAACTTTTTGGAAAATCTGTGTTCATTCTATGAGCAAAATTATATCCTTGGCTCTTCTGTAGCTGTTGAAAGTGCTCAAGCATTTATAAACAAGGTCTATGAGCTCGCTGATGCAAATGAGTTATCACTGAATGCCTACAAATCTGCTCTTCCTGAATTTTCCACTGATACATTGAAAAAACATTTGGATGAGGTGCATTCTTTAACTTGCTGTTGTGCTGATGTTTGACTGCTTGTTGCAAACCCTTTTTTCCATTCATCTTGTATCTGTcatattaatatatttactCTTATTAAAACACCACGCTATCATCTTTACTCTTCATGTTAATATTTTGTTtgtctttattatttttatttactggCTTGTCTAATTGACGGGTTAACTGCTGGCATTTTGCAATTGTAATCACTGATCATCCACAAGAGAATTGGTCTCTAACTGCTTGAACATATACAGGTTGCACACTTGTTGTACCGGCAACTAGGGCTTGAGACTGGTGTTAATGCAGTCATTACCAATGGAAGGGTGAGTCTTAATTATGCTCTGTAAAATAGTAGCATGTTGGTGGGACTAGTTTTACATTGCTTGTCGCACTATCATATTTCTAAATTCAATTCAACCGCCATGAGTAATTCTCTTTTACTTCTgttcaaatctaacatcataatGTGACATTGCACAGGTGACTGTTCTGCGTGATGAGACCTTTTTGAGCCATGATTTGAATCTCCTGGAGTCTGTGGAATTCAAGCAACGAATAAAGCACATAGTGGAAATAATTGAAGAAGTCCAGTGGAATGACATAGACCCTGACTTGCAAACAAGGTATTTTTTGGTTTCCTTGTTGGTCATTTCTCTGTCTACCCTGAACATGAGGGCCCTGGATGCCTTTTTGTCTCTTTGCCTGTTCTCCTATACTGAAGTCGGTGGCTGaggggagggggggggggggggtgttgTTGCAAATTTGGGGTTGTCAAATTTTGTAAGAAAACCAAATTGGGTGAAGAGAGTTGCTCTTGTAGCCATCTTGATCCTACAATTTGTAAGTCATGAAGGATACTATAGTTGAAATGCATCCATGACTACTTAATTTGATGGAACTTACTAGGTAAATTTATGCCTTCTTTGTTGGCAATCAGGGAATTATGGTAGCATTGATTAGGACAGATTTCATTGCACCAAAATTTTATGTGAAACCTACTTCAAGGAGAGTGGGTTTTTAGTATATTGAAGTTATTGCAATACTTTTTCTGAAGCATCATAACTGATAATGTTCTTCTCGCATTTATGTTGCTTATCTGCTAAACAGTTTCTCAGTTTGTCTTTTATCTTTCCTCTTCTTCTCACATATATGTTAGCATCTGCGAAACAGTTTCTCAATTTGTCTTTTATCTTTTATGTTCGTCTCAGTTGCTTCCATTTTTGTTGTTAGGATAAATGTTCACATAGCAAAATTGGCTCATCAGAATTCAAGTTTCTTGTTGCCTGgcacttttttcttttgttcTAGTACATCAAGTATACTTAGTTTAAGCCGATTCaaggttgatttttttttttccctttctGCCTTCTTTGTTGGCAATCAGGGAATTATGGTAGCATTGATTAGGACAGATTTCATTGCACCAAAATTTTATGTGAAACCTACTTCAAGGAGAGTGGGTTTTTAGTATATTGAAGTTATTGCAATACTTATCTGAAGCATCATAACTGATAATGTTCTTCTCACATTTATGTTACTTATCTGCTAAACAGGTTCTCAGTTTGTCTTTTATCTTTCCTGTTCTTCTCACATTTATGTTAATCATCTGCGAAAGAGTTTCTCAATTTGTCTTTTATCTTTTCTGTTCTTCTCAGTTGCTTCCATTTTCGTTGTTAGGATAATGTTTCACATAGCAAAATTGGTTCATCAGAATCCAAGTTTCTTGTTGTCTTGacacctttttcttttgttctaGTACATCAAGTATACTTAGTTAAGCCGATTCAAagttggatttttttttcccTTTCTGCTGTATTTGGCAGATAGAGGAGATGAGGTGTATAGGAAGTTGGCTAACTGGACAAGCTGACAAGGGTTTTGGTTGTTTCCTTTGTCCTAATTGCAAACAACTACTACTTCGTTTCGGGTCTCCTCTGTTCCATATCTTCTTGGTCTTTTATGTATTTCTGTATGTGATATCTCTTAATTCTAGACAAGAAAAGCTTTTAGTCTGTACGGAAGTTTAGTTGATGACAATTCTTCAGTTGAcattttgttgttttttaaCATCTTATCTTTTGATGTAACATGGGAAGTTTGTGCTATTTTTACTATTGTCATATGCAGCAACTTCGTTAGTGACATTATCATGTGTGTGTCATCTGCAATGGCAATGCGGGATAGAAGTTCTGAAAGTGCTCGCTTTGAGATATTGAGTGCAGAACATAGGTAATGGTTTGAAATCCCTCTCTTTCTTTTTGGGTTAGTTTGAGGTATCAACAATTGCAATGACAGTGGTCTACAAAGACCCAATATGAACATATTCTTTTCCTTGTTGTCATGtcaatttttatgtttatgcATATTGTGAAAAGAAGACCTTGTTAtgtctgtttttcttcttcagcTTTTGCATAATGCTAGTTACGGACTTCGCCCAATGTATTTTCCTTCTAGTCTAGATTTTTGTTTCGTTGGTCTCTTCTGAAGAATTCAACTGCTTTGTGATTTTACCATGTATATTACTGCAATGAGTTTGTTGATGCATCTATTTTTCCATTTACTACTGTGTttgaattaatatttttttcattacATTTATTAGAGGCAGAGATCAGCTAGAAGGATATAGATAATATGTTATTAAGCTGAAGTATTTGCATTATATGCTATCTTTCTAAATTTTGCTCAGGTGAAATGTTGTGCTGATCTTTTTGGTATGTTCATAATTATTTGTCTACTGTGCGTGTTTTACTGATTTTGGGATCTCTTGTTGACGACTTTCAGTTATTTCTTGCTCTTATATCTcatctttttttctattttgttgCAGTGCTGTTATCATAGAAAATGAGAATGCTAGTGTACACATTGATGCTGTAATTGATCCTTTAAGTCCAACCGGTCAGAAGGTGGCTTCATTGCTTAGAGTTCTAAGGCAATATGTTCAACCAAGCATGCGAATTGTACTAAACCCTATGGTGAGGCAAAATTTTCAGTATCgtagttttttttctttcctgtgCCTCTCCTTTGTTGGCTTTACTGATTTAACTCTGGCAGGGTGATTAGGATccttattaaattattaaaagcaTTTTCAATCTTTGGATTCAGTTGTTCTTCTAGAATTTGCGGATCAAGAGAATCTTTCTCGAATAAGAATCTATGCATGTCTGCTTTGCGATATGAATATTATCAAGCCCAATAACAAATCCACCTGATTGAAAAGACTGGATTTGTTATGTCTTGTTTATATTTGGTACCCAATGAAGTGGGGGGGAAACCTTTATCTTTTCCAAACAAGATAGTAAACTGATTGCCTTTAATGGTTCATTTTATTGCAGAGGAAGTTGTCCCCTTGCTTGTCTGATGACTGATGCTGAGTGACAAGGGAATTGTCTTTCTTGATTGCCTTTAAAAAGCAGTCAATTCATTAAAATGTTAGGAATATAACTGTCTGTGcattctttattatttttattaattttttaacacCTTGAACTTAGATGGTCCATATTAGAACCATATCTTCGCGGAATTAGCACTGTGAACTGACACTTTTTTTTCACTTGATGCTTGGATCACTTAGAATTCTTTGCAGCTCTTGTGCTTTAAAAAGAATATTTTCTTCATAGTTTTGTACATTAGTAAGACTTCTTTGAATGTTGTGATTGGTTGAATTTGTGATGAAAGATGTGTCATGTATTGTCATTTACTTATATTTTACAAAGATCATAGCCTGGATGAATTTCATGTGTCTAGGCTGCTACCTTAACACTAAACTGTCTGCATCACATGGGCATATTCAATCGAGTTGTATATTCTTCAGTTATGTGTTTTCATGAATTTCTTGAATGGATTCTTCGTTGCGCTGaggaactaacaagttcacaaTTTTATTGCAGAGTTCTCTTGTTGATCTTCCTCTGAAGAATTTCTACAGATATGTAGTACCAGCCATGGTATATATCTAACCTACAAAGCATTGTTTTCTATAATTTAGACAACACTACTTTTGTGTTTTCATGACTGATATCCTAGTTATGCTATTGCTTTCCAGGATGACTTCAGTAGTACAGATTACTCTGTTGCTGGCCCTAAGGCTTTTTTTGCAAATATGCCACTGTCAAAAACCCTTACTATGAATCTCGATGTTCCCGAGCCATGGCTTATTGAGCCTGTTGTTGCTGTGTATGTTTCATAATCAGACTTGTTCTGGCTATTTTTAAATAGTCAATGTTTGTTGGTTGAAGTAACAATAAGTTTTTATATTTTGCTGTTGCCATATGTTTCAGCCATGACCTGGATAACATTTTGCTTGAGAACTTGGGAGATACGAGAACATTGCAAGCAGTTTTTGAACTTGAAGCTCTTGTGCTTACTGGTGAGTTTCTGTTCCATCTAACTGTAGTGTAATTGATGGAGAAACAAGTCATATTCCACTTTTCTCATGAAGATACCTTTTAATTCAGGCCATTGTTCTGAGAAAGATCACGATCCTCCTCGTGGTCTTCAGCTGATTCTTGGAACTAAAAGTACCCCCCACTTAGTTGATACCATTGTCATGGCCAATCTGGGTTATTGGCAAATGAAAGTCTCTCCTGGAGTATGGTATCTTCAACTTGCTCCTGGTCGCAGCTCTGAGCTTTATGTTCTGAAGGAAGATGGTGCTGAAAGTCTTGAGAAGCTTTTGTCAAAACGTATTACTATATATGATTTGCGGGGAAAAGTAGTTCATTTGGAAGTTGCAAAGAAAAAGGGCAAGGAACATGAGAAATTGCTGATTTCTAGCGATGATAGTAACCATTCAGATGGGAAAAAGAAAGTGAGTTATTATTATTGGCTGATAAAGGTGGTCTTGCATTTGAGTTTAGGATATGTAGACTTGCAATAATCCGCCTTAGTTTATACAGGGAGCTCCTAGTAGCTGGAACTCTAATCTTCTGAAATGGGCTTCGGGTTTTATTGGTGGGAGTGCACAAGCCAAGAAGGATGGGAACAATTTAGTGGTGAGCTATACTTCTCAATTTTCAtgcattttttgttttatatttctATAGTCCATCATCTTCATGCAACTATGTATCTGTTTCTCTCTTGAATATTATGCTTTAGTTTTGCCTTTTCTTGTTAGAAATCACAATATTGGCACGCTAAGTGAATGATTGGTGAATGATATACAGTATACTTGTAATGAAACTGTTTGGCATTTGTCATCATCTTTGTGATTTAGCAGTTCTTAGTTGGTATGCACTTGATTTCTCTGCCGTGCATTTAGAACAACGACGAGTTTGACATTTCACCAGAAGTGTGAAATTTACGTATTTGTCTATTATGTCTC includes:
- the LOC136225472 gene encoding UDP-glucose:glycoprotein glucosyltransferase isoform X1, with product MEPRFRSPFCVFIIVLCVGFSGILSVSAQNRRPKNVQVALQAKWEGTPILLEAGELLSKEWGDHYWKFIDVWLQAEKDETDSHTAKGCLKRILKHGYSLLSDQLASLFEFSLILRSASPRLVLYRQLAEESLSSFPLSDDSISSNASEGIAKTSEKNVTRKSEPLLIGLNPNAPGGKCCWVDTGGALFFDVLELQSWLDSPAKLAEDSFQQPELFDFDHVHFDSHTKSTVAILYGALGTDCFKKFHVTLVEAAKEGRVKYVVRPVLPSGCEAKVGHCGAVGAKDSLNLGGYGVELALKNMEYKAMDDSAIKKGVTLEDPRTEDLSQEVRGFIFSRILERKPELTSEIMAFRDYLLSSTISDTLDVWELKDLGHQTAQRIVRASDPLQSMQDINQNFPSVVSSLSRMKLDDSVKDEITANQRMIPPGKSLMALNGALINIDDIDLSLLVDVVQQELLLADQFSKLKVPRSAIRKLLSSMSPSESNTLRVDFRSTHVHYLNNLEEDAMYKRWRNNMQEILMPVFPGQLRYIRKNLFHAVYVLDPATSCGLESIDMVISLYENNFPMRFGLMLYSSNFIKKIEVSGGDITLMDNDSQAQEDISSLIIRLFIYIKENHGVKTAFRFLSNINRLRMESVESADDLPEMHHVEGSFVETILPKVKSPPQDILLKLEKEQTFKELSQESSMSVFKLGLYKLQCCLLMNGLVSDSSEEALMNAMNDELPRIQEQVYYGHIDSRTDILNKFLSESSISRYNPQIIAEGKGKPKFTSLSSSLVEGKSAIHDIGYLHSPETNDDLKPVTQLLVVDITSMKGIKLLHEGIHYMLRGSKVARLGVLFSSNQDAHLPSLLFMKVFEITVPSYSHKKKVLNFLENLCSFYEQNYILGSSVAVESAQAFINKVYELADANELSLNAYKSALPEFSTDTLKKHLDEVAHLLYRQLGLETGVNAVITNGRVTVLRDETFLSHDLNLLESVEFKQRIKHIVEIIEEVQWNDIDPDLQTSNFVSDIIMCVSSAMAMRDRSSESARFEILSAEHSAVIIENENASVHIDAVIDPLSPTGQKVASLLRVLRQYVQPSMRIVLNPMSSLVDLPLKNFYRYVVPAMDDFSSTDYSVAGPKAFFANMPLSKTLTMNLDVPEPWLIEPVVAVHDLDNILLENLGDTRTLQAVFELEALVLTGHCSEKDHDPPRGLQLILGTKSTPHLVDTIVMANLGYWQMKVSPGVWYLQLAPGRSSELYVLKEDGAESLEKLLSKRITIYDLRGKVVHLEVAKKKGKEHEKLLISSDDSNHSDGKKKFIQGAPSSWNSNLLKWASGFIGGSAQAKKDGNNLVEHGKGGRQGTPINIFSIASGHLYERFLKIMILTVLKNTRRPVKFWFIKNYLSPQFKDVIPHMAQEYGFEYELITYKWPSWLHKQKEKQRIIWAYKILFLDVIFPLSLEKVIFVDADQVVRADMGELYDMDLKGRPLAYTPFCDNNREMDGYRFWRQGFWKEHLRGRPYHISALYVVDLVKFRETAAGDNLRVFYETLSKDPNSLSNLDQDLPNYAQHTVPIFSLPQEWLWCESWCGNATKSKAKTIDLCNNPMTKEPKLQGARRIVSEWVDFDSEARHFTAKILGEEVDPQEFIASPTQSQSSATGSSQKEDAEAMAEL